Proteins found in one Zea mays cultivar B73 chromosome 1, Zm-B73-REFERENCE-NAM-5.0, whole genome shotgun sequence genomic segment:
- the LOC100382263 gene encoding indole-2-monooxygenase precursor translates to MLLLFCVLVAYARYSLATFSAKRARNRMQAQAQHHVHDDNYNNLLPPPSPPALPVLGHLHLVGSLPHVSLRRLARKHCSDVMLLRLGAMPVLVVSSPRAAEAVLRTHDRVCASRPYSLVGEVVMYGSSDVGFAPYGDYWRRTRKLITTHLLTVRRVQALRIAREEEVSAVMARIGEAAAAGAAVDMGELLGSYANDLSCRAVMGKSFRGEGRNKLFRELVSDTSPLLGGFNVEEFFPFLARFGVLSRAVRAKSEGLRRRWDEQLDRIIQDHESTATARSPSNDDEDDDFIHTLLTVRHEYGLTRDQMKAILLDVFFGGISTAATALEFTVAELMRNPDAMRKLQAEVRSVVPKGQGPVSNDSLRDMAYLKAVIKESLRLHPPTPILTAHFTMASCSVDGFAVPAGVSVLVNSWAISTDARFWEDPEAFVPERFFGGGGAAGVDFRGADFRLLPFGSCRPKADGRQSLPRAND, encoded by the exons ATGCTCCTCCTCTTCTGCGTCTTGGTCGCATATGCACGCTACTCTTTGGCCACGTTCAGTGCCAAGAGAGCGAGGAACAGGATGCAGGCGCAAGCGCAGCACCACGTCCACGATGACAACTACAACAACCTGCTCCCACCGCCTTCGCCTCCGGCTCTGCCCGTCTTGGGCCACCTCCACCTCGTTGGTTCGCTCCCCCACGTCTCCCTCCGCAGGCTCGCCAGGAAGCACTGCTCCGACGTCATGCTCCTCCGCCTCGGCGCCATGCCGGTGCTCGTCGTGTCGTCGCCGCGCGCCGCCGAGGCGGTGCTGCGGACGCACGACCGCGTGTGCGCGTCCCGGCCGTACTCCCTCGTGGGCGAGGTGGTCATGTACGGGTCCTCCGACGTCGGCTTCGCGCCGTACGGGGACTACTGGCGGCGGACCAGGAAGCTCATCACCACGCACCTGCTCACCGTAAGGAGGGTGCAGGCGCTCCGCATCGCCCGCGAAGAAGAGGTGAGCGCGGTGATGGCCAGGATTGGCGAGGCTGCAGCGGCAGGAGCGGCGGTGGACATGGGTGAGCTGCTCGGCTCGTATGCCAACGACCTGTCGTGCCGCGCAGTCATGGGCAAGTCCTTCCGGGGCGAGGGCCGAAACAAGCTGTTCCGGGAGCTCGTCAGCGACACCTCGCCGCTGCTGGGCGGCTTCAACGTTGAGGAGTTCTTCCCGTTCCTGGCTCGCTTCGGCGTGCTCAGTCGGGCGGTCCGCGCCAAATCTGAGGGGTTGAGGAGGCGGTGGGACGAACAGCTGGACAGGATTATTCAGGACCACGAATCAACGGCGACGGCGAGAAGTCCTAGCAACGACGACGAGGATGATGACTTCATACATACCTTGCTCACCGTTCGACACGAGTACGGCCTCACCAGAGATCAGATGAAAGCTATCCTGCTT GACGTGTTCTTCGGGGGAATAAGCACAGCAGCCACGGCACTCGAATTCACCGTCGCTGAGCTCATGCGGAACCCAGATGCAATGAGGAAACTGCAAGCCGAGGTACGGAGCGTAGTACCCAAGGGACAAGGTCCCGTCAGCAACGACAGCCTGCGCGACATGGCCTACCTGAAAGCGGTGATAAAGGAGTCGCTCCGGCTACACCCGCCGACGCCGATCCTGACGGCGCACTTCACCATGGCCAGCTGCAGCGTCGACGGGTTCGCGGTGCCGGCCGGCGTGAGCGTCCTGGTCAACTCCTGGGCTATCTCCACGGACGCGCGTTTCTGGGAGGACCCGGAGGCCTTCGTGCCCGAGAGGTtcttcggcggcggcggcgcggcgggcgtTGACTTCAGGGGGGCCGACTTCCGGCTCCTGCCCTTTGGCTcctgccgtcccaaagctgacggtcgtcagtctttgccgagagccaacgactga